In Lautropia mirabilis, one DNA window encodes the following:
- a CDS encoding galactose oxidase-like domain-containing protein, giving the protein MIRSFPSVAVPDHLRRKALAIASVTALLTLAACGGGGGDAGASASSGGAIDAGRGLASSQAHASLDVDGPQDGRPAVPNEGIDFSAEQNVGTLPVADEAADVNDSVVARKALPVAAKAATEGAWGGQMKWAFIPIHAVVLPDGRVMTYGSTDRGEQGAKFYYDVWDPTLGGDEASHLTLPNTTQTDIFCSAQVVLPLTGDVFIAGGDIYSDARGRSINQPINDTTIFRPGSNTIEAAAKMQRKRWYATATTLPNGEVFVQGGKGGNDHPEIRRNDGSNFLLSGITTSDLREDYPRNWVAPDGNIFGFSKSQMYRMKLDGNGTRTDLGTLNYKSDWEGSAVMFEPGRILLTEALGNRAAIIDIRGDKPVVTDAGTMSNTRMWHNSTVLADGTVAISGGAEYFDFHKATARNPIYHLEFWNPKTGVWTRGPSQKRMRLYHSTATLLPDGSLFTGGGGAYGPESNLNAEVYYPAYLYNADGTPAQRPTLDKAPMVVQPGGSMVLESAQAETIRRVTMVATGSVTHSFNMNQRFIELSFRREGNRLVAKLPSNVNDTPPGYYMVFILNEAGTPSISKMVRVNVAGQATVDPDVVPIYRYAANDGTSLRYRYSPDPALGGEWVRQGEAFLAYASQKNNTVPVYRYSATTGGKVRYKYTTDGSLRSAGWLREGIAFYAYNQPGEGRTGVDEYKQVRGGWYLNYATAGNSAGSGWEFAGHIFHVPASRAQKEPEAPRDTEAPSVPGGVHAQAQGNDAVQLSWGKSSDAGGSGLAGYRVRRDGMDITPNLLQTESLIDRDLKPGDYSYTVEAVDGAGNTSAVSARVQVTLRDAQAERDAALAAANLVRVYRYVAPGGDGDLRYVYSADASVSGEWTRQELAFYAYAKPQRNTVPVYRYLARGADGTARYLFSINPWLGNGWTREHVVFHVLRYPQRGAQAVNEFYRMRDGWYLGYSTQSSFGESGSWRRYGRVFYVPTFNEKN; this is encoded by the coding sequence GTGATCCGCTCCTTCCCGTCCGTTGCCGTGCCCGACCACCTGCGCCGCAAGGCGCTGGCCATTGCTTCCGTGACTGCGTTGCTGACCCTGGCCGCCTGCGGCGGAGGCGGCGGCGATGCGGGGGCTTCCGCCTCGTCCGGCGGCGCGATTGATGCCGGCCGCGGTCTGGCCAGTTCGCAGGCGCATGCCTCGCTGGATGTCGACGGCCCCCAGGATGGCCGGCCGGCCGTGCCCAACGAGGGCATCGACTTCAGTGCCGAGCAGAACGTCGGCACCCTCCCGGTGGCCGATGAAGCGGCCGACGTGAACGATTCTGTCGTGGCCCGCAAGGCCCTGCCCGTGGCCGCCAAGGCCGCCACCGAAGGTGCCTGGGGAGGCCAGATGAAGTGGGCCTTCATCCCCATCCACGCCGTGGTGCTGCCCGATGGCCGCGTGATGACCTATGGCTCGACCGACCGGGGCGAGCAGGGTGCCAAGTTCTACTACGACGTCTGGGATCCGACGCTGGGTGGTGACGAGGCCTCCCACCTCACGCTGCCCAACACCACCCAGACCGACATCTTCTGCTCGGCTCAGGTAGTGCTGCCGCTGACCGGCGACGTGTTCATCGCCGGTGGCGACATCTACAGCGATGCCCGCGGCCGCAGCATCAATCAGCCCATCAACGACACGACCATCTTCCGCCCGGGCAGCAACACCATCGAGGCCGCTGCCAAGATGCAGCGCAAGCGCTGGTACGCCACCGCCACCACGCTGCCCAACGGCGAAGTCTTCGTGCAGGGCGGCAAGGGTGGCAACGACCACCCCGAGATCCGTCGCAATGACGGCAGCAACTTCCTGCTGTCCGGCATCACCACCTCCGACCTGCGCGAGGACTATCCGCGCAACTGGGTGGCCCCCGACGGCAACATCTTCGGCTTCTCCAAGTCCCAGATGTACCGGATGAAGCTGGACGGCAACGGCACCCGTACCGACCTGGGCACGCTGAACTACAAGTCCGACTGGGAAGGTTCGGCCGTCATGTTCGAGCCGGGCCGCATCCTGCTGACCGAGGCACTGGGCAACCGTGCCGCCATCATCGACATCCGCGGCGACAAGCCCGTGGTGACCGATGCCGGCACGATGAGCAACACCCGTATGTGGCACAACAGTACCGTGCTGGCCGATGGTACGGTCGCCATCAGCGGGGGCGCCGAGTACTTCGACTTCCACAAGGCCACGGCGCGCAACCCCATCTACCACCTGGAATTCTGGAACCCGAAGACCGGTGTGTGGACGCGCGGCCCATCGCAGAAGCGCATGCGCCTCTACCACTCCACCGCCACGCTGCTGCCTGACGGTTCGCTGTTCACCGGCGGTGGCGGCGCCTATGGCCCGGAGAGCAACCTCAACGCCGAGGTCTACTACCCGGCCTATCTGTACAACGCTGACGGCACGCCGGCCCAGCGTCCCACGCTGGACAAGGCCCCGATGGTCGTGCAGCCCGGCGGCAGCATGGTGCTGGAATCCGCCCAGGCCGAGACCATCCGTCGCGTGACGATGGTGGCCACCGGCTCGGTCACGCACTCGTTCAACATGAACCAGCGCTTCATCGAGCTGTCGTTCCGCCGCGAAGGCAACCGCCTGGTGGCCAAGCTGCCGTCCAACGTGAACGACACGCCTCCCGGCTACTACATGGTGTTCATCCTGAACGAGGCCGGCACGCCCTCCATCTCGAAGATGGTGCGCGTGAACGTGGCTGGCCAGGCCACGGTCGACCCGGACGTGGTGCCCATCTACCGCTATGCGGCCAATGACGGTACCAGCCTGCGCTACCGCTACAGCCCGGACCCGGCCCTGGGTGGCGAGTGGGTTCGCCAGGGCGAGGCCTTCCTGGCCTACGCCAGCCAGAAGAACAACACGGTGCCCGTGTATCGCTATTCGGCCACCACGGGCGGCAAGGTGCGCTACAAGTACACCACCGACGGTTCGCTGCGCTCGGCAGGCTGGCTGCGTGAAGGCATCGCCTTCTACGCCTACAACCAGCCAGGCGAAGGCCGCACGGGCGTGGACGAGTACAAGCAGGTGCGTGGTGGCTGGTACCTGAACTACGCCACGGCCGGCAACAGCGCAGGCAGTGGCTGGGAGTTCGCCGGTCACATCTTCCACGTGCCCGCGAGCCGCGCTCAGAAGGAGCCGGAAGCACCGCGTGACACCGAGGCGCCTTCCGTGCCGGGCGGCGTGCATGCCCAGGCCCAGGGCAACGATGCCGTGCAGCTTTCCTGGGGCAAGTCCAGCGATGCGGGTGGCTCGGGTCTGGCCGGCTACCGTGTCCGCCGCGACGGCATGGACATCACGCCCAACCTGCTGCAGACCGAGAGCCTCATCGACCGCGACCTGAAACCCGGCGACTACAGCTACACGGTGGAAGCGGTGGATGGCGCCGGCAACACCTCGGCCGTCTCGGCTCGCGTGCAGGTGACGCTGCGTGATGCCCAGGCCGAACGGGATGCCGCGCTGGCAGCCGCCAACCTGGTGCGTGTGTATCGCTACGTGGCCCCCGGCGGTGATGGCGACCTGCGCTATGTGTACAGTGCCGATGCGTCGGTGAGCGGTGAATGGACCCGTCAGGAGCTGGCCTTCTACGCCTACGCCAAGCCGCAGCGCAACACCGTGCCCGTGTATCGCTACCTGGCCCGCGGCGCGGACGGCACTGCCCGCTACCTGTTCAGCATCAACCCCTGGCTGGGCAACGGCTGGACGCGCGAGCACGTCGTCTTCCATGTGCTGCGCTACCCGCAGCGCGGCGCCCAGGCGGTCAACGAGTTCTACCGCATGCGTGACGGCTGGTATCTGGGCTACAGCACCCAGTCCAGCTTCGGGGAATCCGGTAGCTGGCGTCGTTACGGTCGCGTGTTCTACGTGCCGACCTTCAACGAAAAGAACTGA
- a CDS encoding NADH:ubiquinone reductase (Na(+)-transporting) subunit B, whose product MGLRALLDRIEPLVHKGSRFEKLYPLYEAADTFLYRPRLLTRTTAHVRDSLDLKRIMILVWLCTFPAMFFGMWNVGHQANLVFAQQPELLAAQTGWHIEIVRMLAGFDPNSFYDNFVQGAVYFLPIYAVTFAVGGFWEGLFATIRRHEINEGFFVTSVLFSLTLPPTIPLWQVALGISFGVVLGKEVFGGTGKNFINPALAGRAFLFFAYPASLSGESVWNVVDGYAGATALSQAASSGVGALAQNGLSWTDAFLGFMPGSIGETSTLAILLGGSVLLLARIAAWRIVAGVMIGMVALSTLFNLFAAGSTNPMLAMPWYWHLVLGGFAFGMMFMATDPVSASMTNAGKWAFGIVIGVMVVMIRVINPAYPEGMMLAILFGNLCAPLIDYFVIQANIKRRAKRRV is encoded by the coding sequence ATGGGACTGAGAGCATTGCTTGACCGGATCGAGCCGCTGGTGCACAAGGGCAGCCGATTCGAGAAGCTGTATCCGCTGTACGAGGCCGCCGACACCTTCCTGTACCGGCCGCGGCTGCTCACCCGCACCACGGCGCACGTCCGCGACAGCCTCGACCTGAAGCGGATCATGATCCTGGTGTGGCTGTGCACCTTCCCGGCCATGTTCTTCGGCATGTGGAACGTGGGCCATCAGGCCAACCTGGTCTTTGCCCAGCAGCCCGAGCTGCTGGCCGCGCAGACCGGCTGGCACATCGAGATCGTGCGCATGCTGGCGGGCTTCGACCCGAACAGCTTCTACGACAACTTCGTCCAGGGGGCGGTGTACTTCCTGCCCATCTATGCCGTGACCTTCGCGGTTGGCGGCTTCTGGGAGGGTCTCTTTGCCACCATCCGCCGCCACGAGATCAACGAGGGCTTCTTCGTCACCTCGGTGCTGTTCTCGCTGACGCTGCCCCCCACCATCCCGCTGTGGCAGGTGGCGCTGGGCATCAGCTTCGGCGTCGTGCTGGGCAAGGAGGTGTTCGGCGGTACCGGCAAGAACTTCATCAACCCGGCACTGGCGGGCCGTGCCTTCCTCTTCTTCGCCTATCCGGCCTCCCTGTCCGGTGAATCCGTCTGGAACGTCGTGGACGGCTATGCCGGCGCGACGGCACTGAGCCAGGCCGCAAGCAGCGGGGTCGGCGCCCTGGCGCAGAACGGCCTGAGCTGGACCGACGCCTTCCTCGGCTTCATGCCGGGCTCGATCGGCGAGACCAGCACGCTGGCCATCCTGCTGGGCGGCAGCGTCCTGCTGCTGGCCCGGATCGCCGCCTGGCGCATCGTCGCCGGCGTGATGATCGGCATGGTGGCGCTCTCCACCCTCTTCAACCTGTTTGCTGCCGGCTCGACCAACCCGATGCTGGCCATGCCCTGGTACTGGCACCTGGTGCTGGGCGGTTTCGCCTTCGGCATGATGTTCATGGCCACCGACCCCGTGTCGGCTTCCATGACCAACGCCGGCAAGTGGGCCTTCGGCATCGTGATCGGGGTGATGGTGGTGATGATCCGCGTGATCAACCCCGCCTATCCCGAGGGCATGATGCTGGCCATCCTGTTCGGCAACCTGTGTGCGCCCCTGATCGACTACTTCGTGATCCAGGCCAACATCAAGCGGAGGGCCAAGCGCCGTGTCTAA
- the nhaC gene encoding Na+/H+ antiporter NhaC, protein MLQSFRNRSDYPFWFEVAPLLLTTAILMVQFFIFKDYTPHVPLIIGICITGLFMSLKGRKWIDMEHNMYRVMKVALPTMVIIMCVGMVIASWIAAGTVPTILDFGLGMLSPRIFLPATCILATVVSLATGTSWGTVGTVGLAIMGIAQALGVPEYWAAGAVVSGAFFGDKMSPLSDTTNLTPAVAGTDLWSHIRSMLTNTIPAYALTLIIYTWVGMDYGTDGGMGSLEMREAIQNTVQSNFQLGWVTLIPPVVVITMGFRKYSVMGTLCTGVFIGALIAVFYQGVSLDKISGILMNGYTATTGQEYVDKLLTKGGILNMGWVITMMFLSLAFVGVLEAYGTFHAILLKINKVISSRFSLVLTSAGSVLTVGMVAGEVYTSLVLPGRLMKSKYAEMGYDRSILSRTIEDWGTLVSPLIPWNNGGAFVTSTLGISAFLYAPFALFCWLSPLIGLIYAALGWFTPLDPKGPQKIEEEEMEDIADEVQDYMV, encoded by the coding sequence ATGCTGCAAAGCTTCAGGAACCGGAGCGACTATCCGTTCTGGTTCGAGGTCGCACCACTTCTGCTGACCACTGCCATCCTGATGGTGCAGTTCTTCATCTTCAAGGACTACACGCCGCACGTCCCGCTGATCATCGGCATCTGCATCACCGGGCTCTTCATGTCGCTCAAGGGCAGGAAGTGGATCGACATGGAGCACAACATGTACCGGGTCATGAAGGTGGCGCTACCCACCATGGTCATCATCATGTGCGTGGGCATGGTCATCGCCAGCTGGATCGCTGCCGGCACGGTGCCCACCATCCTGGACTTCGGTCTGGGCATGCTCAGCCCGCGCATCTTCCTGCCCGCCACCTGCATCCTGGCCACGGTCGTGTCGCTGGCCACCGGCACCTCGTGGGGTACCGTGGGTACCGTCGGCCTGGCCATCATGGGCATTGCCCAGGCGCTGGGCGTGCCTGAATACTGGGCAGCCGGCGCCGTGGTCTCGGGCGCCTTCTTCGGTGACAAGATGTCGCCGCTCTCGGACACCACCAACCTCACCCCCGCCGTGGCCGGCACCGACCTCTGGAGCCACATCCGGTCGATGCTCACCAACACCATCCCCGCCTACGCGCTCACGCTCATCATCTACACCTGGGTGGGCATGGACTATGGCACCGATGGCGGCATGGGCAGCCTGGAAATGCGCGAGGCCATCCAGAACACGGTCCAGAGCAACTTCCAGCTGGGCTGGGTCACCCTCATCCCGCCGGTCGTGGTCATCACCATGGGCTTTCGCAAGTACTCGGTGATGGGCACGCTGTGCACCGGCGTCTTCATCGGTGCGCTCATCGCGGTGTTCTACCAGGGCGTGAGCCTCGACAAGATCTCCGGCATCCTGATGAACGGCTACACCGCCACCACCGGTCAGGAATACGTCGACAAGCTGCTCACCAAGGGCGGCATCCTCAACATGGGCTGGGTCATCACCATGATGTTCCTGTCGCTGGCCTTCGTGGGCGTGCTGGAAGCCTATGGCACCTTCCACGCCATCCTGCTCAAGATCAACAAGGTCATCTCCTCGCGCTTCTCGCTGGTGCTCACCTCGGCCGGCTCGGTGCTGACCGTGGGCATGGTGGCCGGTGAGGTCTACACCTCGCTGGTGCTGCCCGGCCGCCTCATGAAGTCCAAGTACGCCGAGATGGGCTATGACCGCTCCATCCTGTCGCGCACCATCGAGGACTGGGGCACGCTGGTCTCGCCGCTCATCCCCTGGAACAACGGGGGCGCCTTCGTCACCAGCACGCTGGGCATCAGCGCCTTCCTCTACGCCCCGTTTGCCCTGTTCTGCTGGCTCTCGCCACTCATCGGGCTGATCTATGCCGCCCTGGGCTGGTTCACCCCGCTCGATCCGAAAGGACCGCAGAAGATCGAGGAAGAGGAGATGGAAGACATCGCCGACGAGGTGCAAGACTACATGGTCTGA
- a CDS encoding Na(+)-translocating NADH-quinone reductase subunit A: MVRIKRGLDIPITGAPEQRIETARAVHHVAVIGFDYHGLKPTMAVQVGDRVQKGQPLFSDKKNPGVQVTAPASGTISAINRGERRVLQSVVIEVGDESAPDAALRFAHCSPDKLGSLSGEAVRENLQRSGLWTALRTRPFSKIPAVDATPAHIFVTAIDTHPLAANPVTIIAERADDFRHGLAVLTRLAPVFLCRAPGSALPGEDVKGVTTETFEGPHPAGLAGTHIHFLYPVDATRTVWTINYQDVIAIGHLFTTGELDTTRVIALGGPVVKKPRLLRTRLGASLDELVANELEPGENRVVSGSLLGGRTARGACAFLGRYDLQVSCLREGTDRQMFHFLRPGFDKHSVSGAFVWKLFGRKPLAMTTTTNGSPRAMVPTGTYEAVMPLDILPTQLLRSLIVGDTEMAQKLGCLELDEEDLALCTYACAGKYEYGPILRDNLTRIEKEG, from the coding sequence ATGGTCAGAATCAAGCGTGGCCTGGACATCCCCATCACAGGTGCACCCGAGCAGCGGATCGAGACTGCCCGCGCGGTGCACCACGTGGCGGTGATCGGTTTCGACTATCACGGCCTGAAGCCGACAATGGCGGTGCAGGTGGGGGACCGGGTACAGAAGGGCCAGCCGCTCTTCTCCGACAAGAAGAACCCTGGCGTGCAGGTCACGGCACCGGCCAGCGGCACGATCAGCGCCATCAACCGCGGCGAGCGGCGGGTGCTGCAGTCGGTCGTGATCGAGGTGGGCGACGAATCGGCGCCGGACGCCGCCCTGCGCTTTGCCCACTGTAGCCCCGACAAGCTGGGCTCGCTGTCCGGCGAGGCCGTGCGTGAGAACCTGCAGCGCTCAGGGCTCTGGACGGCGCTGCGCACGCGGCCGTTCAGCAAGATCCCGGCCGTGGATGCCACGCCGGCACACATCTTCGTCACCGCCATCGACACCCATCCGCTGGCGGCCAATCCCGTCACGATCATCGCCGAACGGGCCGATGACTTCCGCCATGGCCTGGCGGTGCTCACGCGGCTGGCGCCGGTGTTCCTGTGCCGGGCGCCCGGCTCTGCCCTGCCCGGCGAGGACGTGAAGGGCGTGACGACCGAGACCTTCGAGGGACCTCACCCGGCAGGTCTGGCCGGCACGCACATCCATTTCCTGTATCCGGTCGATGCCACGCGCACGGTCTGGACCATCAACTATCAGGACGTGATCGCCATCGGTCACCTGTTCACCACGGGTGAGCTGGACACCACACGGGTGATCGCCCTGGGCGGCCCGGTGGTGAAGAAGCCGCGGCTGCTGCGTACCCGACTGGGCGCCAGCCTGGACGAGCTGGTGGCCAACGAGCTGGAGCCGGGCGAGAACCGCGTGGTTTCCGGCTCGCTGCTGGGCGGCCGCACGGCGCGCGGCGCCTGTGCCTTCCTGGGTCGCTACGACCTGCAGGTGAGCTGCCTGCGTGAAGGTACCGACCGGCAGATGTTCCACTTCCTGCGGCCGGGCTTCGACAAGCATTCGGTCAGCGGCGCCTTCGTCTGGAAGCTGTTCGGCCGCAAGCCGCTGGCCATGACCACCACCACCAACGGCAGCCCCCGGGCCATGGTGCCCACCGGCACCTACGAGGCGGTGATGCCGCTGGACATCCTGCCCACGCAGCTGCTGCGCTCGCTCATCGTGGGCGACACCGAGATGGCCCAGAAGCTGGGGTGCCTGGAGCTGGACGAGGAAGACCTCGCGCTCTGCACCTATGCCTGTGCCGGCAAGTACGAGTATGGCCCGATTCTGCGGGACAACCTCACCCGCATCGAGAAGGAGGGCTGA